In the genome of Plutella xylostella chromosome 6, ilPluXylo3.1, whole genome shotgun sequence, the window GAGTTATGGTTTGCGActtagaaaagaaaataacgaCGCAGTCACATGGCTTTTAGAATGAACGAGCGTATATTTAGGactcgatatatttttatagattcTAAAAATATGCAACGCTCccaaatatttttagtaaacCGTTTggtattatgtttgtttttaacgATATCGGTAAGATAATTTACAAGTGTCTATccatttatattatgtaactgCTTcgatttttactatttattcaCTTTACAAAATCAGCTAACTTTGTATTTTATACTGTGTGCAACATACTCTCACCAGTAATACAGTTCAATCAAATAACAGTGGATTGGAGTCATAAAGCATAAGTAAGCATATTTTCATTTCCTAGGTTTCATATAGATGATATTATTTGAAgccttgaaattaaaaatataattgaaaaTCGTTCAGCAGTCCTCAGCTCTGGAGCAGAAGGCAAAGGAGATGAAGATGGCGGAAGAGCTGATGCAGGGCATCGAGAAGAAGTTCCAGGTGGACCTGCAGCGCTCCGTCGACCAGGTGGGAACAGACAGACGGCTACCTGTCTCGCTTGCTCACGTTATGCTGAAGTTTATGGCGTAAAGCGCGATCCAAGAGAGTGATATCTATGAATTGCGATGTGAGCGAGCAAGAAATTCAGCCATGATAAGATTTTTTCAGTCTATTTAGAAACCTATAGAGCAGTGTTTGATAAAGGACAAATTGAGATATCAATCATACCAAAGGTTTTCTTCATTGTCAGCTATTTCACTCAAAAAGCACCACTGGTATGCTAGCGCCTCTATCTGGATATAAAAAATCGTCTATGAAATAtgtaaatgtattaaataCGTTGACATTCTTAGGGTAACCGTGGCACTATACGAATACTAATCATCAGTATTTACTCTCCAGGTGTTGTTGAAGATAAAAGTGTTCCTGAATAACGGCTCCAGCGTGGTCCAGCACAAGCTACAGACCCTGGAGGAGGGGCTCGCCGACCTGCGCCACACTCTTCAGGACAAACAGGCAATGATACACTATTTTATTCTGTGTGGGAGTAATACCTGGGTCCTGGCCCATATAATATGACATACATGATAAGGTCTTAACAGCCCCCTAAGCTTGTTGGAATATTTATCACCCCTTGGCCACTGCAGACTGGTCCAGATACGATCTACCTAACGTTACGATCTACCAATTGCGTGattacaaattaaaaacgATAGGCACGCGCTGGCGTCTCAGCCCACAAGATTATAACCTCTCCCTCCCGTTCCCACTGGCAGCAGGTGGTAAACCGGTGCCTGCAGCAGCGTCAGGACGCGACAGCCTCCCTCGCTGAAGGCGTCCTGCGTCAGATGGCGCGGTGTGGCCGCGTGCTGACCGGGCCTGACCCGGTGCGCGCGCGGGCCAGCGTCGCGCGAGTGAAGGACCAAATCAGGGAGGGGATGCGGCCCGTATGTGACTGttgttaatttgtatttttttggttggTGGCTTTGTATTAGTGGTCTTCAGCTTAGGGTGACCTAAGTTAAAGACTGCGCGCTTTTGCACAAGAAACACATACGCTCGCGCTATGAGTTCCGTATGGGATAtgatttttaaaatcaaaacgGCATGTGTTTCCACGATGCAGTGCATTTAAtagtaataggtatatttactgtaattcttatttattaaaactaagaaaaattaaatactCATATAAAACGTTGCTCCAGATTCATGAAAAGACTGAAGATGTCCTGAATATCCTGAAACTGTGTGCACACGGCCACGACTCTCGGCAGAACGTTATAAAATGCGTTATTGCTAAGGTGAGGCTGACTGTACTTACAGACACTcgataaaaagttaaaatatccTCAAGTGTTTCTCGGAAACGTTTCATAACCGCACTTTATGATGAGTGCAGCTGAAGGGTTATTTCAAGAGTGTCCGTTGTTCATTACgacgaaaatattattaaatacggCTTAATAATATGAAAGCAAATGTGTCTGAAAGTgtcttcatttaaaatttcgtATCAAAATCTTCACATACATTTGATTTCTAAATTTAGGTATAGTACCGTAATGTGTTCATGCATTGGATTTAACAAATATAAAGGCTCCTTCAAAGACTTCCTAAACAAACCATTTGGCATaatttttaggtaggtacattctaAACAGATACAAATTATGAAACCCGCCAACTGTTCAACGAGACTCATAAACCACACCCCATTTCATTACAGTCTCCAGTCATCAAAGCAGCCATGACGGATGTGTCATCCAAGATCTCCTCTGGAGTGACAGAGCTGAAACGGCTGGTGGCCCGCAGTGCCGCGCGCCAGGCGTGCCTGCTCGAGGCAGTCGGCACCGTGCAGGATGGAGCCGCCCTCATCATCAGTGACGTCAGCACCTGCGCGCGAGCAGCCGTCACCGACAAACATCGAGCTGACGTTAGTGAGGAAGTAGCGAGGGATATAGAGCCGAATAATGCTACAGTTTTGGATCATGGTAAAAATAATGTGGTAGCAGCGAATGAAAACAATGTCGCGGTAACGAATGTACCTAACGCGTGGAATAGTTTAAACAATGGTACTGTTATCCACAATTAATTTTGATGTAAAGAAAATGAGGTGAAAGATGAAAGTAAAAGATGCAGGATAATCTATAACTTTTTGAACGCACAAATAGTTTTCACGAACTGGTTTTAATTTCTTattatagtaataaaataatgtaaaaagttattgttttttatatatatgcTCGTATGTTTTCCTATACTTGTGTACTGTGTAGGTATCTGTATACTTGCTGATTTATTCGTGCAgactttaatattgcagacaAGTGTTGAGagataaaacataaattagcGGGTAAATATTATGgcgttaaatatttattacaccGTACAAAGTTTGCGTTAAAAGTAAGTGTCTGTAACACATTTTCTTCGAATAGTATTATCGTTTCGTTAAAGTCAGCTCAAGTCATTACActtgtaggtaatttaaagtGATTAGATTTAACGTACTTTCAACCGCAGCagtaattttacaatattttgatACATTTCAAATAGGCGAACGGACATTCATATTTGCTACATTATCACCATACGCGTACGAGAAGCAACATGGCAACCcgtatattaataaataacacttCGGCACTGTCAGTCGGCTTGTCCGTCTGTCCATTAAACGTTGGCAACGCGCCAACGTACGGAGAGATCGTCCCAAATAATTACATACAAATGTAGGCAAGTCAACGAACTGTGCTGATTATACATGTTTACACTATTTCTGAGCAGACCTTTTTTCTATAATCGTGaaactaggtacttaagaGATTGGAGAAACGGATTTTCTTTTGAGTAATTTTA includes:
- the LOC125488651 gene encoding uncharacterized protein LOC125488651, with the translated sequence MKMAEELMQGIEKKFQVDLQRSVDQVLLKIKVFLNNGSSVVQHKLQTLEEGLADLRHTLQDKQAMIHYFILCGSNTWVLAHII